In the genome of Planococcus donghaensis, the window GTTCATAAACGAGAAGAATTCCGACACCATTCGTATATTTCTCCAGTCACCATCGGGCAAATTGTAGGATTTGGTCAAGATGTCTACAAACTGGCGCTACAAGCGCTGATTTTCAAACAAGAGAGAGGTTGAACACTTTGAAACTTCAAAAATTACGCGATGAAATGAAACAACGCGAAGTAGAAACAGTACTAGTTACGAGTCCTTATAATTTGCGTTATATTACTGAATTCACAGGAACGGCTGGCTTAGCAATAGTCACACAACAAAAAGCCGTTTTCATTACAGATTTCCGTTATACAGAACAAGCAGGAGAACAAGTGAAAGAATTTGATGTTATCCAAGCGGAAAAAAATCTAGTAGATGAAGTAGTAAAGACAATCAAAACGATGGATATTGAGACGCTTGCGTTTGAACAAGATTACATGACGTATGCTCAAGCTGCGCTTTATAAAGAAAAATTAGCATGTGAATTAGAACCGATAAGTAATTTGATTGAAAAAATCCGCATGGTTAAAACAGCTGAGGAAGTAGCGGTATTAAAAGCTGCTGCTAAAATTGCAGATGATACATTTGAACATATTTGTGGTTTTATCCGCCCAGGACTGACGGAATTGGAAGTTTCCAATGAGTTGGAATTTTTCATGAGACAACAAGGTGCAACGTCATCTAGTTTTGATATTATTGTAGCTTCTGGTCTGCGATCTGCTTTGCCTCACGGTGTAGCCACAGATAAAGTCATTGAAAAAGGTGACATGATTACACTGGATTTTGGTGCTTTGTATAATGGTTACATATCCGACATTACCCGCACGGTTGCAGTAGGCGAACCGTCAGAGCAAATGAAAGAAATTTATGATATTGTATTAAAGGCGCAAGAATTAGGTGTGGAGAAAATTGGTCCGGGAATGAGCGGTATTGAAGCAGACGCCATTGCTCGAGATTATATTAAGTCTAAAGGCTATGGCGAAGCATTTGGCCATTCAACAGGACATGGGATTGGGTTAGAAGTTCACGAAGGTCCAGGGTTATCTTCTAAATCAGAGACGATATTAGAGCCGGGAATGGCTGTAACGGTTGAACCGGGAATTTATCTGCAAGGAATTGGCGGAGTCCGCATTGAAGATGATATACTGATAACCGAGTCAGGAAATGAACGGTTGACTAACTCCACAAAAGAGCTTCGCATTTTATAAACAAACGGAGGAACTATAATGATTTCAGTAAACGATTTTAAAACAGGTGTAACAATTGAAGTAGACGGCGGAATTTGGCGCGTAATGGAATTCCAACACGTAAAACCGGGTAAAGGTGCTGCATTCGTGCGCTCGAAACTTCGTAATCTTCGGACAGGAAGTGTCACTGAAAAGACATTCCGTGCAGGTGAGAAAGTAGCGAAAGCACAAATCGACAACTCTAAAATGCAGTACTTATATGCCAATGGCGACATGCACGCATTTATGGACATGGAAACTTACGATCAAATCGAGTTGCCAGAAAAAAACATTGAATATGAATTGAAGTTTTTACAGGAAAATATGGAAGTGCAAGTAATCCAATTCCAAGGAGAAGTTCTTGGCGTTGAATTGCCTAACACGGTTGTTTTAGAAGTAGTTGAAACAGACCCAGGCATTAAAGGTGATACAGCAAGTGGCGGTTCTAAACCAGCGAAGTTATCGACTGGTTTGTCTGTTCAAGTGCCGTTTTTCATTAACGAAGGCGATAAATTGATCATTAACACAACTGATTCATCTTATGTTTCTAGAGCTCAATAATCAAAAAGGCCTCTACTATAGAGGCCTTTTTTTAAAAAGTCAGATTAGCTATTTCAAAATAGCCTGAAAAAGTCTAAAATGGTATAGAAATCAGTTAAATACATATTAGGGGAGTATGATGAATATGAAAATCCAAGAAATCCGTGAAATCATCAAATTGGTAGATGGGTCATCTATTGATGAATTCTCTTACGAGTTTGAAGGCATTAAAGTTAAAATGAAGAAAAACGGCTCTGGCCAAACTCAGCAAACAAATACTTCAACTGCTCAAGCACCACAAGTCCAAAAAGCGGTAGAAACGAGTGCGCCGGCACCAGCTAAAGAACCAGAAGTTGAAACTCTAGTGTCTTCTGAAGCGCCAGAAGTACCAGCCGATAACCATGCGGATTACCACAAAATTTTATCGCCAATGGTTGGAACTTTTTATGAGTCTCCATCACCTGACGAATCACCATACGTTCAAGTAGGAACAAAAGTTTCAGCTGATCACGTTGTTTGTATCGTTGAAGCGATGAAACTATTTAACGAAATCGAAGCAGAAGTAGATGGGGAAATTGCTGAGATTCTTGTAAAAGATGGTCAACTAGTCGAATACGGCCAGCCTTTATTCCTCGTGAAAGCAAACTGAGGAAAGGG includes:
- a CDS encoding M24 family metallopeptidase; translated protein: MKQREVETVLVTSPYNLRYITEFTGTAGLAIVTQQKAVFITDFRYTEQAGEQVKEFDVIQAEKNLVDEVVKTIKTMDIETLAFEQDYMTYAQAALYKEKLACELEPISNLIEKIRMVKTAEEVAVLKAAAKIADDTFEHICGFIRPGLTELEVSNELEFFMRQQGATSSSFDIIVASGLRSALPHGVATDKVIEKGDMITLDFGALYNGYISDITRTVAVGEPSEQMKEIYDIVLKAQELGVEKIGPGMSGIEADAIARDYIKSKGYGEAFGHSTGHGIGLEVHEGPGLSSKSETILEPGMAVTVEPGIYLQGIGGVRIEDDILITESGNERLTNSTKELRIL
- the efp gene encoding elongation factor P, yielding MISVNDFKTGVTIEVDGGIWRVMEFQHVKPGKGAAFVRSKLRNLRTGSVTEKTFRAGEKVAKAQIDNSKMQYLYANGDMHAFMDMETYDQIELPEKNIEYELKFLQENMEVQVIQFQGEVLGVELPNTVVLEVVETDPGIKGDTASGGSKPAKLSTGLSVQVPFFINEGDKLIINTTDSSYVSRAQ
- the accB gene encoding acetyl-CoA carboxylase biotin carboxyl carrier protein — protein: MKIQEIREIIKLVDGSSIDEFSYEFEGIKVKMKKNGSGQTQQTNTSTAQAPQVQKAVETSAPAPAKEPEVETLVSSEAPEVPADNHADYHKILSPMVGTFYESPSPDESPYVQVGTKVSADHVVCIVEAMKLFNEIEAEVDGEIAEILVKDGQLVEYGQPLFLVKAN